The proteins below come from a single Methanospirillum lacunae genomic window:
- a CDS encoding type II/IV secretion system ATPase subunit codes for MARLIIQGKAPFQEAESHDTEECLINPDSCALYRMLPANAKEYAKNYPHLLEYLHIFPVDEFGIPLFFSELKRDLKGIKDPNLIYPAKPPIFIHIFFDPTDVRNYYIPIEPSFLHNIGNLLPAIEYRLVDLLDALDEDPVTAEERTVVLKRLLRQVLYIKKPGQAIDPSLLKIEGPQSFSDKVKSFLATDLTAKEEPEESHIFTDVPHLADGRIIVSPQEFEAIEYQMIRDKIDVGVLFPFISDNFIEDITCDGLGPIFIEHKIFKGLKSVVGFDSEPVLDDFCIKLAEKSRRPITYRNPIVDATLPDGSRINIVYSSEISRRGSNFTIRKAMDDVISITKLVEFGTCSYSLAAYLWICIENGMSMFMSGETASGKTTSMNALTTFISPEGKIVSIEDTPEVIIPHRNWSREVSKGKGKGEGEGGDVTMFDLLRAALRQRPNMIIVGEIRGVEGAVAFGAMQTGHPVMSTFHAASVEKLIQRLTGDPISIPKTFIDNLNLVVIQSAVRRPDGSMVRRQLAVSELVGYDPESGGFSFVQVFTWDPVTDTHEFTGKGSSYLLESKIATMLGIPEHKKAQIYMEVEKRAKILERLHKAGYTDFIELHNMLTKLKKQGLLNIEI; via the coding sequence ATGGCACGACTGATTATCCAGGGGAAGGCCCCCTTCCAGGAAGCGGAGAGTCATGACACTGAAGAGTGTCTTATCAACCCTGACTCGTGCGCACTCTATCGGATGCTTCCGGCGAATGCAAAAGAGTATGCCAAAAACTATCCGCATCTGCTGGAGTATCTCCACATATTTCCGGTGGACGAGTTTGGAATACCTCTCTTCTTCTCAGAATTAAAACGTGATCTTAAAGGAATCAAGGATCCAAACCTCATATACCCTGCAAAACCACCAATCTTTATTCACATCTTCTTTGATCCGACTGATGTGAGGAATTATTATATCCCAATTGAACCGTCGTTTCTTCACAATATTGGCAATCTTCTTCCTGCAATTGAGTACAGGCTGGTGGATCTTCTTGATGCTCTTGATGAGGACCCGGTAACTGCAGAAGAAAGGACCGTTGTTCTAAAAAGGCTCCTTAGACAGGTTCTCTATATCAAAAAACCTGGTCAGGCAATCGATCCCTCACTTCTCAAGATAGAGGGCCCGCAATCATTTTCTGACAAAGTAAAATCATTTCTAGCTACCGATTTGACTGCAAAAGAAGAACCTGAAGAGAGTCATATCTTTACTGATGTTCCTCATCTGGCAGATGGAAGAATCATTGTAAGCCCTCAAGAATTTGAAGCTATCGAATACCAGATGATTAGGGATAAGATCGATGTCGGAGTTCTTTTCCCCTTTATCTCTGATAATTTTATTGAAGATATCACTTGTGATGGTCTTGGTCCGATCTTTATCGAGCACAAGATCTTCAAAGGTCTGAAGTCTGTGGTTGGTTTTGATTCTGAACCCGTCCTCGATGATTTCTGTATCAAACTAGCAGAAAAGTCAAGGCGCCCGATTACATATAGAAATCCAATTGTTGATGCAACACTCCCTGATGGATCACGTATCAATATTGTGTATTCATCAGAAATCAGCAGGAGAGGGAGTAATTTCACAATACGTAAGGCGATGGATGATGTCATCTCTATCACCAAACTTGTTGAATTTGGGACCTGTAGTTATTCACTTGCGGCATATCTCTGGATATGCATAGAAAATGGCATGTCTATGTTCATGTCCGGTGAGACGGCCAGTGGTAAAACAACCAGTATGAATGCACTTACAACCTTCATCTCACCTGAAGGAAAGATAGTAAGCATTGAAGATACCCCTGAAGTTATCATTCCTCACAGGAACTGGTCGCGTGAGGTTTCCAAGGGTAAAGGGAAGGGTGAAGGTGAGGGTGGAGATGTTACCATGTTCGATCTTCTTCGTGCAGCACTCCGTCAGCGTCCAAATATGATCATTGTCGGAGAAATACGAGGAGTTGAAGGAGCAGTCGCGTTTGGTGCCATGCAGACGGGTCACCCGGTAATGTCGACTTTCCACGCTGCGTCGGTGGAAAAACTAATCCAGCGTCTTACTGGTGACCCTATCAGTATTCCAAAAACTTTCATTGATAATCTGAATCTGGTGGTTATCCAGAGTGCGGTAAGAAGACCTGATGGAAGTATGGTGCGTCGTCAGCTGGCCGTAAGTGAACTGGTGGGATATGATCCGGAGAGCGGTGGTTTTTCATTTGTTCAGGTATTTACCTGGGACCCGGTTACAGATACCCATGAATTCACAGGAAAAGGTTCGAGTTATCTTCTGGAGAGCAAGATTGCAACGATGCTAGGTATCCCTGAACATAAAAAAGCACAAATATACATGGAAGTCGAAAAGCGCGCTAAAATTCTTGAGCGACTTCATAAGGCAGGGTACACCGACTTTATCGAACTTCATAATATGTTGACAAAACTTAA
- a CDS encoding ATPase domain-containing protein produces MAELDLSAGSEGQSADISELLGKEEKRILTTGNAEIDKKIADGLPLGSLILIEGENDTGKSVFTQQIISGSMRNNLRVDLFSTELTTKSFLTQMESMSLDISDFFAWGYIRLFHCHLVEFKWTPDAMNDILERIIMHVKFSNADVAIIDSLTIFTEYTSQEAVLSFLTQAKNICDQGKTILITMHSYAFSDETLTRVRSICDAHLLMMRKLMGDKYVMVLEVVKVRGARKTTGNLVSFEVHPGYGMKIIPVSLAKV; encoded by the coding sequence ATGGCAGAACTCGATCTCTCAGCCGGCTCTGAGGGTCAGTCGGCAGATATTTCTGAACTTCTTGGAAAAGAAGAAAAGCGGATTCTAACAACAGGAAATGCTGAGATCGATAAAAAGATCGCAGATGGACTGCCGCTCGGTTCCCTGATTCTCATTGAGGGTGAGAATGACACAGGGAAAAGCGTTTTCACTCAACAGATTATCTCCGGAAGTATGCGTAATAATCTGCGTGTGGATCTCTTTTCAACAGAACTAACGACGAAAAGTTTTCTCACCCAGATGGAGTCGATGTCCCTTGACATTTCAGACTTCTTTGCCTGGGGATATATTCGACTTTTTCACTGTCATTTAGTTGAGTTCAAATGGACTCCTGATGCGATGAATGACATCCTTGAGCGAATCATCATGCACGTCAAGTTTAGTAATGCTGATGTCGCAATCATTGATTCACTTACAATATTTACTGAATATACGAGTCAGGAAGCGGTACTCTCGTTCCTAACCCAGGCCAAAAATATCTGTGACCAGGGAAAGACCATCCTTATTACAATGCACAGTTATGCATTTTCAGATGAGACACTCACCCGTGTGAGATCCATCTGTGATGCTCATCTTCTGATGATGCGCAAGTTGATGGGTGATAAGTATGTCATGGTGCTTGAGGTTGTGAAGGTCAGAGGTGCTCGAAAGACGACTGGTAATCTGGTCAGTTTTGAGGTACACCCCGGTTATGGGATGAAGATCATCCCGGTCTCCCTGGCAAAAGTCTGA
- the ade gene encoding adenine deaminase gives MNRTLPIVNTITNTDKMKLFIDVARGVRPADLVITNAQIYNPFIREWEIGSLAIQDGRIAGVGNYHGMHELNLKGLSIVPGLIDAHVHIESSLLTPAEYARVVLLHGTTTVIADPHEIANVCGKDGIKYMLKSQDVTPLDLFFTLPSCVPATPLDESAEILSAEDLTMFIHHSGVVGLGEMMNVPGTLNQDPDVMKKLALSDIKEGHAPFLRGPDLQAYIATGVQSDHETISLEEAREKIKSGMYLYVREGSTEKNLNVLLPAITSATADRCSFCTDDRHVDMLVESGHIDDCIRKAIESGLEPELAYRLATLSPAERFGLHDRGALNPGRLADFCVIDDVNTCNVIRTFKHGKEILNISYHATPTCSYQFRSHVPSPEDIRITGNGRARVVGIIPEQIATDSLIYEISGETPYDIDQDIIKVVVASRYYEDRVGIGLVHGLKMKEGAIASSVAHDSHHVIAAGTSDDEILHACREVIRNRGGMVCVHDGFSTVLPLSCAGLMADEPYTQVYNQLSKLNKLTEKTGAIENPFMYLSFLSLTVIPSLRITPGGVFDCSLFAQVPLFIDEMGS, from the coding sequence ATGAACAGAACTCTCCCAATAGTGAATACCATAACCAACACCGACAAGATGAAATTGTTTATTGATGTTGCACGAGGAGTCAGACCTGCTGATCTGGTAATAACCAATGCTCAAATATACAATCCATTTATCAGGGAATGGGAGATAGGTTCACTGGCTATTCAGGATGGCAGAATTGCCGGAGTCGGAAATTATCATGGCATGCATGAACTGAATCTCAAAGGATTGTCAATAGTCCCAGGATTAATTGATGCTCATGTTCATATTGAAAGTTCACTGCTCACTCCAGCTGAATATGCCAGAGTTGTACTCTTGCATGGAACAACAACAGTAATCGCAGACCCACATGAGATCGCAAATGTCTGCGGTAAAGATGGGATCAAATACATGTTGAAATCTCAAGATGTTACACCTCTAGACCTGTTCTTTACCCTCCCCTCCTGTGTTCCTGCCACTCCCCTTGATGAGTCAGCAGAAATTTTGAGTGCTGAAGATCTGACTATGTTCATACATCATAGTGGAGTTGTGGGACTGGGTGAGATGATGAACGTACCAGGGACACTAAACCAGGACCCTGATGTGATGAAAAAACTTGCTCTTTCTGATATCAAAGAAGGGCATGCTCCATTTCTCAGAGGTCCCGATCTTCAGGCATATATAGCAACAGGGGTCCAGTCAGATCACGAAACAATCTCATTGGAAGAAGCCCGGGAAAAAATAAAGTCCGGGATGTATCTGTATGTCAGGGAGGGTTCAACAGAAAAAAACCTTAATGTTCTTCTTCCTGCCATTACTTCAGCAACCGCAGATCGATGCTCATTTTGTACCGACGACCGCCATGTAGATATGCTTGTAGAATCAGGTCACATCGATGATTGTATAAGAAAAGCAATCGAATCAGGCCTTGAACCTGAACTCGCCTATCGCTTGGCAACCCTCTCACCTGCTGAACGGTTTGGATTGCATGATCGTGGGGCCCTAAACCCTGGACGGCTCGCGGACTTCTGTGTTATAGACGACGTGAATACCTGCAACGTAATAAGAACCTTCAAGCATGGTAAGGAAATTCTGAACATTTCCTATCATGCCACACCAACCTGTTCATACCAATTCAGATCGCATGTTCCCTCACCTGAAGATATCAGGATTACAGGTAATGGAAGGGCTCGTGTTGTGGGGATTATTCCAGAACAGATAGCAACCGATTCTCTCATCTATGAAATATCAGGAGAGACACCTTATGACATCGATCAAGATATCATCAAAGTCGTGGTAGCATCCCGTTATTATGAGGATCGGGTGGGAATAGGGCTGGTTCACGGGCTCAAGATGAAAGAAGGTGCAATTGCCAGTAGTGTAGCACATGATTCACACCATGTCATCGCAGCAGGAACATCCGATGATGAGATCCTTCATGCCTGTCGTGAAGTAATCAGGAATCGGGGGGGAATGGTTTGTGTTCATGATGGGTTCTCCACAGTCCTGCCCTTATCCTGTGCAGGCCTGATGGCCGATGAACCATACACGCAGGTTTACAACCAATTATCAAAACTCAACAAACTGACGGAAAAAACCGGAGCCATCGAAAACCCATTTATGTATCTCTCATTCCTCTCCCTTACAGTGATTCCCTCTCTGCGGATTACTCCTGGAGGAGTATTTGACTGTTCATTATTTGCGCAGGTTCCCCTGTTTATAGATGAAATGGGATCGTAA
- a CDS encoding tetratricopeptide repeat protein has translation MKKMILLFLISMSVLWLTGQVWADTNTSLKTAQDHYTMGNAFYSYGIVENATREYQIAVSMDPNLSDAWNNLGLSLTAQKRYSEAKDALENATRLNSTDPEGWYNLGYTLGMLGNKSEEVSAYEKAISINPNMTIAWRNIGVVRYEEQNYTGAAEAFEKATKFDPSSALGWYYLGTVYEKTGNLTGAADVLKRAVDMDKNLTMAKDRLKAVEKNLSDSSSSSSVTPSQATGKKTPLPAVVVIFSLVVAATVMFFRR, from the coding sequence ATGAAAAAAATGATCCTGTTGTTTTTGATCAGCATGTCTGTCCTATGGTTAACCGGTCAGGTGTGGGCAGATACCAATACCAGTCTGAAAACGGCTCAAGATCATTACACGATGGGTAATGCATTCTATAGTTATGGCATTGTAGAGAATGCAACCCGTGAATATCAGATAGCAGTCAGTATGGATCCCAATTTATCTGATGCCTGGAACAATCTGGGTCTGAGCCTGACAGCACAGAAACGGTACTCAGAGGCAAAGGATGCATTAGAGAATGCAACCCGCCTTAATTCCACAGACCCAGAAGGTTGGTACAACTTGGGCTATACACTTGGAATGCTTGGCAACAAGTCAGAAGAGGTATCTGCATATGAGAAGGCTATCAGTATCAACCCGAATATGACAATTGCCTGGCGAAATATTGGTGTTGTCAGATACGAGGAGCAGAACTATACCGGAGCGGCAGAGGCATTCGAAAAGGCAACGAAGTTTGATCCAAGTTCGGCTCTTGGATGGTATTACCTTGGAACTGTGTATGAAAAGACCGGAAACCTGACTGGTGCTGCAGATGTCCTAAAACGAGCAGTTGATATGGATAAAAATCTCACTATGGCAAAAGACCGGCTTAAAGCAGTAGAGAAAAATCTCTCCGACAGTTCTTCAAGTTCATCAGTCACTCCTTCTCAAGCAACAGGCAAAAAAACTCCCCTTCCAGCGGTAGTTGTTATCTTCTCACTGGTTGTTGCCGCGACTGTAATGTTCTTTAGAAGATAA
- a CDS encoding heparan-alpha-glucosaminide N-acetyltransferase, producing the protein MTETPVHTRYVELDAARGIAISMMVIFHLVFDLSFFSLYPVETSHGFWRLFGYTTAALFVSIAGVAVTLRAERAATPVTKSTPVIPFIRRGVFLIGVGFLVTLGTFVFLRGEGYVLFGILQLIGTSTILAPLFFRFGRKAAIPGVIIILTGWVITLPTGPIWLLWTGVHPADYISVDYTPLIPWFGVFLIGMAAGFWLYPLGRRSFRVPSWADRMLYIPSLPGKHSLIIYLVHQPILLFILTVVYGKIPGLW; encoded by the coding sequence ATGACTGAAACCCCGGTCCATACAAGGTACGTTGAACTGGATGCGGCCCGGGGAATCGCCATTAGTATGATGGTGATCTTTCATCTCGTCTTTGATCTTTCGTTCTTCTCACTTTATCCGGTTGAAACCTCACACGGCTTTTGGCGATTATTTGGATATACGACAGCAGCTCTCTTTGTATCCATTGCCGGTGTAGCAGTAACTCTTCGTGCAGAGCGGGCTGCTACACCTGTAACTAAGTCCACTCCTGTTATTCCTTTTATTAGACGAGGTGTCTTTCTCATAGGAGTCGGATTTCTTGTTACACTCGGAACATTTGTATTTCTGCGTGGGGAAGGATATGTGCTCTTTGGAATCCTGCAACTCATTGGAACCTCAACGATTCTCGCACCCCTCTTCTTTAGATTTGGCAGGAAAGCAGCTATTCCCGGTGTCATAATAATCCTCACCGGATGGGTGATTACACTTCCAACCGGCCCGATCTGGCTATTATGGACTGGAGTGCATCCGGCAGATTATATCTCTGTGGATTATACTCCGCTCATTCCCTGGTTTGGGGTATTTCTTATAGGTATGGCTGCCGGGTTCTGGTTATATCCACTTGGTAGGAGATCATTCAGGGTTCCTTCCTGGGCTGATCGAATGCTCTACATCCCATCCCTTCCTGGAAAACATTCCCTGATTATATATCTGGTACACCAGCCGATCCTGTTATTCATCTTAACAGTGGTATACGGAAAAATACCCGGGTTATGGTAG
- a CDS encoding zinc ribbon domain-containing protein — MSILDNIKGPRSGDDGDPNGGKFNPFKLLDIGEIMVRYTDGIKIKDFVFLSVLTSERLILIDSTKQGSGQIAKEIPFSVIKLAELERDERDRPTLAISMEVGGQHRVMRLVFTGLINEPETECREWFTAINGYPPERIEKQELRLDEPATPPVPEQRPYPTAVEQQPVSVPPPVSYNPPPVSPIPPAPTLAPEIKQPIPQPAPVTYTPIEDEIRTHEPVQPPTPVYIPSHQQEPIKPALRAEPVHVVPKASAIPSAAKRVAPSIPVQEGSVRILIEKPDISPIRIRAEPIGEKQQKGSTSWKYCIQCGSRIPSQSRFCQSCGSQQT, encoded by the coding sequence ATGTCAATTCTTGATAACATCAAAGGACCCCGAAGTGGTGATGATGGTGATCCAAACGGTGGAAAGTTCAATCCGTTCAAGCTTCTTGATATCGGAGAGATCATGGTCAGGTACACTGACGGGATCAAGATCAAGGACTTCGTGTTTCTTTCAGTTCTAACCAGTGAGCGTCTCATTCTCATCGACAGTACAAAACAGGGTTCTGGGCAGATTGCAAAAGAAATCCCTTTCTCAGTAATTAAACTGGCAGAACTTGAGCGTGATGAGCGGGATCGCCCGACCCTAGCAATCTCCATGGAAGTAGGAGGGCAGCATCGTGTAATGCGGCTTGTCTTCACCGGCCTTATTAATGAGCCTGAAACTGAATGCAGGGAATGGTTTACAGCGATTAATGGATATCCACCTGAACGAATCGAAAAGCAGGAACTCAGACTGGACGAGCCAGCTACCCCTCCAGTACCAGAGCAACGTCCTTACCCTACTGCAGTAGAGCAGCAACCTGTGTCTGTCCCCCCTCCGGTTAGTTATAATCCCCCGCCTGTATCTCCTATTCCTCCTGCTCCGACACTTGCTCCAGAAATAAAACAGCCGATCCCACAACCAGCTCCGGTCACATATACTCCCATAGAAGATGAGATCAGAACCCATGAACCGGTTCAGCCTCCAACGCCCGTGTATATACCGTCTCACCAACAGGAGCCTATAAAGCCGGCTCTCCGGGCTGAACCAGTACATGTTGTTCCAAAAGCATCTGCTATTCCATCTGCAGCAAAAAGGGTTGCCCCTTCCATTCCGGTTCAGGAAGGTTCTGTTCGGATCCTTATCGAAAAGCCGGATATCTCACCAATCAGGATACGTGCAGAGCCGATAGGAGAGAAACAGCAGAAGGGAAGTACATCATGGAAGTATTGTATCCAGTGTGGCTCGCGTATACCTTCACAATCACGATTCTGCCAGTCATGCGGAAGTCAGCAAACCTGA
- the sucD gene encoding succinate--CoA ligase subunit alpha, with translation MIYADKNTRVIVQGATGNQGSFHIGRMNQYAQSVGGCGVVAGVTPGKGGQESAGVPVYNSVQEAVDAHDVSASVMFVPGVAAGDSIMEAADAGLELVVAITEHIPVHDVMKACSYAAMRDCTVIGPNCPGLLCPGEISMGIMPSHLYTRGPVGVISRSGTLTYEVVHELTRAGIGQSSVVGIGGDPVIGQTFADVLEQFSEDSQTKAVVLLGELGGNLEEEGARMADLPVVVFIAGTTAPPEKRMGHAGAIVSGGEGDANSKIKRLKSLGIPVASRLSEIPGLIKEMV, from the coding sequence ATGATCTATGCGGATAAAAATACCCGGGTCATCGTTCAGGGTGCCACCGGTAACCAGGGTTCGTTTCACATCGGCAGGATGAATCAATATGCACAGTCTGTAGGAGGATGTGGGGTGGTCGCAGGGGTCACTCCAGGAAAAGGTGGGCAAGAGTCTGCCGGGGTCCCTGTTTATAACAGTGTTCAGGAGGCAGTTGATGCCCATGATGTATCTGCAAGCGTTATGTTCGTGCCCGGTGTTGCGGCTGGTGATTCGATCATGGAAGCAGCAGATGCCGGACTCGAACTGGTTGTTGCTATCACCGAACACATTCCTGTTCATGATGTGATGAAGGCATGTTCCTATGCAGCGATGCGTGACTGCACGGTCATCGGTCCTAACTGTCCTGGGCTTCTCTGTCCGGGTGAGATAAGCATGGGAATCATGCCCTCACATCTGTATACCAGGGGCCCTGTTGGGGTTATCTCCAGGAGTGGAACCCTTACCTACGAGGTTGTTCATGAACTTACCAGGGCTGGAATTGGACAGAGCAGCGTTGTTGGAATTGGTGGTGATCCCGTAATCGGGCAAACTTTTGCAGATGTCCTGGAACAGTTTTCCGAAGATTCACAGACAAAAGCAGTGGTTCTCCTTGGTGAACTTGGAGGGAACCTTGAAGAGGAAGGAGCACGAATGGCTGACCTACCTGTAGTTGTTTTCATAGCCGGAACAACTGCTCCCCCCGAAAAGAGGATGGGTCATGCTGGAGCCATAGTTTCTGGTGGTGAAGGAGATGCAAACTCCAAAATAAAACGCCTGAAGTCTCTCGGTATTCCTGTTGCTTCACGGCTATCTGAAATACCTGGTCTGATCAAAGAGATGGTGTAA
- a CDS encoding succinate--CoA ligase subunit beta: protein MKLLEYEAKEILKDAGVPVPKGILIRAGDDAGAGAAQIGELVVVKAQIDVGGRGKAGGILMADSATVQEVADRLLGSRIKDVPVHAVLVEERISIEHEYYLSISIDRSSGSPLILFTSSGGVEIEEVARTNPDAIRRAVIHPLLTDVPGYTIRYLLDGAPRELGPVINKLYHVFRSRDALLAEINPLVTTPSGVYAADGKIIIDDNALARQGISENRDLTDRERKAEEFGFSFVELDGSIGVIGNGAGLTMATVDLITVLGGKPANFLDVGGGADRVRVAHAVQLLGSMPGVSVIIVNLLGGITRCDEVAAGIIDAGVSQQVIVRLAGTNEEQGREMLNKHGYRMLDTMEEAVSAAVEVA, encoded by the coding sequence ATGAAGTTACTGGAATATGAAGCAAAAGAGATTCTGAAAGATGCAGGGGTCCCCGTTCCTAAGGGGATACTTATTCGCGCCGGAGATGATGCAGGTGCCGGGGCTGCGCAGATTGGAGAGTTGGTTGTAGTAAAAGCTCAGATTGATGTCGGCGGGCGTGGAAAGGCTGGAGGAATCCTGATGGCTGACTCTGCAACAGTTCAGGAGGTTGCAGATCGTCTGCTTGGATCACGAATCAAAGATGTTCCGGTACATGCTGTGCTTGTCGAGGAGCGGATCTCAATCGAGCATGAATATTATCTCTCCATCTCCATCGACCGGTCTTCAGGATCTCCTCTCATCCTCTTCACCTCCAGTGGTGGAGTTGAGATTGAGGAGGTAGCACGAACCAATCCTGATGCCATACGAAGGGCTGTTATTCATCCTCTTCTGACTGATGTTCCTGGTTATACGATACGTTATCTTCTCGACGGAGCACCGAGAGAACTAGGTCCGGTCATCAATAAACTCTACCACGTTTTCAGATCACGTGACGCACTTCTGGCTGAAATCAACCCACTGGTTACAACTCCTTCCGGTGTGTATGCAGCAGATGGCAAGATCATCATTGATGATAATGCTCTCGCAAGACAGGGCATCTCTGAAAATCGTGATCTAACAGATCGGGAACGAAAAGCTGAAGAGTTTGGGTTTTCGTTTGTTGAACTGGATGGTTCAATTGGCGTGATAGGAAATGGTGCCGGACTCACTATGGCTACAGTGGATCTGATTACGGTTCTGGGAGGTAAACCTGCCAACTTCCTTGATGTTGGTGGCGGTGCTGACCGCGTGAGGGTGGCCCATGCAGTGCAACTGCTTGGATCCATGCCCGGTGTTTCGGTCATCATTGTCAATCTTCTTGGTGGGATAACCCGGTGTGATGAAGTGGCTGCCGGAATTATTGACGCCGGAGTTAGCCAGCAGGTGATTGTCAGGCTGGCGGGCACCAATGAAGAACAAGGAAGGGAAATGCTGAATAAACATGGGTACCGGATGTTAGATACCATGGAAGAGGCAGTTTCCGCTGCTGTCGAGGTGGCATAA
- a CDS encoding 2-oxoacid:ferredoxin oxidoreductase subunit gamma: protein MRHEVRFSGFGGQGIILSAVILGRAAALYDNRYAVQTQVYGPEARGGASMSQVVIDDEPILFPKVKTPNLFVIMSQEGFEKYGKNAHADATMLIDSGLVHDRPSCRCIEIPATREAKEKLGRDIVANIIMLGSLTGATAVVSKEALEKAILASVPKGTEELNLKAMRLGFALASPDQ, encoded by the coding sequence ATGAGGCATGAGGTCAGGTTTTCAGGATTTGGTGGTCAGGGAATCATTTTAAGTGCTGTTATCCTTGGCAGGGCCGCAGCACTCTATGACAACCGGTATGCTGTTCAGACGCAGGTATACGGGCCTGAAGCAAGGGGTGGTGCATCCATGAGCCAAGTCGTCATTGATGACGAACCGATTCTCTTCCCAAAGGTAAAGACCCCAAATCTCTTCGTTATCATGAGCCAGGAAGGATTTGAGAAGTATGGTAAAAATGCTCATGCAGATGCAACGATGCTTATCGACTCCGGTCTGGTTCATGACCGGCCATCCTGCAGATGTATTGAGATCCCGGCAACACGGGAAGCTAAAGAAAAGCTTGGCCGTGATATCGTTGCCAATATAATTATGCTCGGCAGTCTGACGGGGGCCACTGCTGTTGTCTCAAAAGAAGCACTTGAAAAAGCAATCCTTGCAAGTGTCCCTAAGGGCACTGAGGAATTAAATCTGAAGGCAATGCGTCTTGGATTTGCATTAGCCTCCCCTGATCAGTAA
- a CDS encoding thiamine pyrophosphate-dependent enzyme, with the protein MRDEWLRSDRLPHIYCAGCGNGTIINCVLEAVDQIGWEMDDTVFVSGIGCSSRAPGYILTDSLHTTHGRALAFATGVKMAKPSLHVVVFTGDGDLSAIGGNHFIHACRRNIDLTVVCMNNYIYGMTGGQGSPTTPIGKTSTTTPYGAEETPFDLAELAVAAGANYVARWTSYHVKRLTQAVIDGMNTPGFSFIEVRCQCPTSYGRRNKYRQPGDFVSYLRDSAILKEQWDRTSHLDEPPQDKFLVGEFVRRSRPVMGVPHEA; encoded by the coding sequence ATGAGAGACGAATGGTTGAGATCTGACAGGCTGCCCCATATATATTGTGCAGGGTGCGGAAACGGGACCATCATCAACTGTGTACTTGAGGCGGTTGACCAGATTGGGTGGGAGATGGATGATACGGTCTTTGTTTCAGGTATCGGATGCTCATCCCGTGCACCAGGCTACATCCTGACCGACTCACTTCATACTACCCACGGAAGAGCACTGGCATTTGCCACAGGTGTAAAAATGGCCAAACCGTCTCTCCATGTGGTAGTTTTCACCGGTGATGGGGATCTTTCAGCAATAGGTGGTAATCATTTCATCCATGCCTGTAGGAGAAATATTGATCTGACTGTTGTCTGTATGAACAACTACATTTATGGAATGACTGGTGGTCAGGGAAGTCCTACAACTCCAATAGGTAAAACTTCAACCACCACACCGTACGGTGCAGAAGAAACCCCCTTTGATCTGGCAGAACTTGCGGTTGCCGCTGGTGCAAACTACGTGGCACGATGGACATCCTATCATGTCAAAAGATTGACGCAGGCTGTCATCGACGGTATGAATACTCCGGGATTCTCCTTTATCGAGGTGAGATGTCAGTGTCCGACCTCGTATGGACGGCGTAATAAATACAGACAACCTGGGGATTTCGTATCGTATCTGCGTGATAGTGCCATCCTGAAAGAGCAATGGGACAGAACTTCTCATCTGGATGAACCCCCTCAAGATAAGTTTCTAGTTGGTGAGTTTGTCCGAAGGAGCCGGCCGGTAATGGGGGTCCCCCATGAGGCATGA